One Paenibacillus crassostreae DNA segment encodes these proteins:
- a CDS encoding GmrSD restriction endonuclease domain-containing protein has translation MKISGKIEKATSFNPTKKTHQMDIATMCDKIRGIKITLPLYQRDLSWTLQKAIDLFNFQLFGKAPVAPISINEISNSSEEDVPQISFLTRELIAYSEIKGDHQSVVDGQQRLTTNFKAYINHDSFRNIVLDFSRGTFRLVEGGLLKSQIPVGILLNEKEEVLMDYLKQKGSLADLFAIALRVRTKIRSYNYTINIAENLKEDEQIEWFEVLNNAGSRVTILQMSFSKLKIHNLDIYLDYTEPFKQKVNEYGYDELFSPFTTNVSYPIAALNPAYEVIEKHGIHNTNYAPIPSDTKEVVLTKIDVKDFKKIIDLTLDSLERALNFVDKNELREYITRMDYILYLTGFFSFQQAHETTNELEVLLVSWVKTVNFTNQSNSSRREVFSSLLDLTS, from the coding sequence ATGAAAATAAGTGGGAAAATCGAAAAAGCTACTAGTTTTAATCCAACAAAGAAAACACATCAAATGGATATTGCAACAATGTGTGATAAAATTAGAGGAATCAAAATCACTTTACCATTGTATCAAAGAGATTTAAGTTGGACTCTACAAAAGGCAATTGATTTATTCAATTTTCAGTTGTTTGGAAAAGCACCTGTAGCTCCTATTTCGATTAATGAAATTAGTAATTCTTCAGAAGAAGATGTTCCACAGATTTCTTTTCTAACTAGAGAACTTATTGCATATTCTGAAATAAAAGGAGATCATCAATCTGTTGTAGATGGACAACAACGTTTGACAACAAATTTTAAGGCATATATTAATCATGATAGTTTTAGAAACATTGTATTAGACTTTTCGCGAGGAACATTTAGACTTGTTGAAGGTGGGCTCTTGAAATCTCAAATACCAGTTGGTATTTTATTAAACGAAAAAGAAGAAGTTTTGATGGACTATCTTAAACAAAAAGGCTCATTAGCTGATTTGTTCGCTATTGCACTTCGTGTTCGAACAAAAATTCGTAGTTATAACTACACAATAAATATTGCAGAAAATTTAAAAGAGGATGAGCAAATAGAATGGTTTGAGGTATTAAACAATGCAGGGAGTAGAGTTACTATACTCCAAATGAGTTTTTCGAAATTAAAAATTCATAATTTAGATATTTATTTAGACTACACAGAACCTTTTAAACAAAAGGTAAATGAATATGGATATGACGAACTATTTTCTCCATTTACTACAAATGTATCCTACCCAATAGCTGCACTAAATCCAGCATATGAAGTTATCGAAAAACATGGAATACACAATACCAACTATGCGCCCATTCCTTCTGATACAAAAGAAGTTGTACTGACAAAGATAGATGTTAAAGACTTCAAAAAAATAATAGATTTAACCTTGGATTCATTAGAGAGAGCGTTAAATTTTGTTGATAAGAACGAATTGCGAGAATATATTACTCGAATGGACTATATTCTATATCTAACAGGATTCTTCTCATTTCAACAAGCTCATGAAACTACGAATGAATTAGAAGTGTTACTAGTATCTTGGGTGAAAACTGTAAATTTTACAAATCAATCAAATAGTTCTCGTCGTGAGGTTTTCTCAAGCCTATTAGATTTGACTAGTTAA
- a CDS encoding ABC-F family ATP-binding cassette domain-containing protein: MITVDNLSFSFPQKELYRNITFTLEEAQHCAFIGTSGSGKSTLIDILMDPERYLYEGKLEIDPTCRIGYVSQFLELDRSKETTVFEYIGEEFIKIQNEINVILTEMETSTDIEALLEKYQLALDAFDAMDGNDFESNIHKQLNLANLMKLRDVRVSDLSGGEFKLIQVIKEMLNSPDLMIMDEPDVFLDFENLNALKNLINAHKGMLLVVTHNRYLLNHCFNKILHLENMELQEFDGRYIEYNFSLLETKIELQELTIAEAEEIERNEIIIDNLRTVATYNSEASRGRALKARVRFQERLEARRLKAPFVDIKQPNISLDMDHELEEDTTVINVSNYGVAFDELLLENVNFEIKSTDKVALIGPNGTGKTTLLRDIFKNNHESIEIHADAKVSYLSQLQGEVLKDSNTILEEFIDAGFETYDEARSYLAHYGFEGEIVNQKIESLSGGEKNILQLAKVSASKANVLLLDEPTSHLDTYTQIALEKAIQEYKGTILMISHDFYSVVNGMDYVLIIDDKTIRKMTIKKFKKMIYAHHFDRDYLETEQNKKAIETKIELALKDNNFELAKGLLDELEGLIKLL; this comes from the coding sequence ATGATAACAGTTGATAACTTATCCTTCTCATTTCCGCAAAAAGAACTATATAGAAACATTACATTTACGCTTGAAGAGGCACAACATTGTGCGTTTATAGGAACAAGTGGCAGTGGGAAAAGTACACTGATCGATATATTGATGGATCCAGAAAGATATCTGTACGAAGGTAAGTTAGAGATAGACCCAACGTGCAGAATCGGGTATGTAAGTCAGTTCTTAGAACTAGATAGAAGTAAAGAAACAACCGTATTCGAATATATCGGTGAAGAATTTATTAAGATACAGAATGAAATAAATGTGATATTAACGGAGATGGAGACATCAACGGATATTGAAGCATTATTAGAAAAGTATCAACTCGCTTTAGATGCATTTGATGCAATGGATGGGAATGATTTTGAGAGCAACATTCATAAGCAACTAAACCTAGCCAACCTCATGAAGCTAAGAGACGTTAGGGTATCCGACCTGAGTGGCGGGGAATTCAAGCTGATTCAAGTCATCAAGGAAATGCTGAATAGTCCAGACTTAATGATCATGGATGAACCCGATGTATTTTTAGATTTCGAGAACCTCAATGCGTTGAAGAATCTGATTAATGCTCACAAAGGAATGCTACTCGTTGTTACGCACAACAGATATTTATTGAATCATTGTTTCAACAAAATTCTACACCTTGAGAACATGGAGCTCCAAGAGTTTGACGGGCGATATATTGAGTATAACTTCTCATTACTTGAGACGAAGATTGAGTTACAAGAACTCACCATCGCTGAGGCTGAAGAAATTGAGCGCAACGAGATCATCATCGATAATCTTAGAACGGTCGCAACCTATAATTCAGAAGCATCTAGAGGGAGAGCGCTCAAAGCTAGAGTTAGATTTCAAGAAAGATTGGAAGCACGTAGACTTAAAGCGCCATTCGTAGATATTAAGCAACCGAATATTAGCCTAGATATGGATCATGAACTGGAAGAAGACACCACGGTTATCAATGTCAGTAATTATGGTGTTGCCTTTGATGAGTTGCTGTTAGAAAATGTGAACTTTGAGATCAAATCTACGGATAAAGTAGCTCTGATCGGTCCAAACGGTACCGGGAAAACGACGTTACTCCGAGATATCTTTAAGAATAATCATGAATCCATTGAAATACATGCTGATGCGAAAGTATCTTATTTATCTCAGCTGCAAGGCGAAGTTCTAAAGGATTCGAATACCATCCTAGAAGAATTCATCGATGCTGGGTTCGAAACGTATGATGAGGCTAGATCCTATCTTGCACACTATGGTTTTGAAGGCGAAATCGTTAATCAGAAGATTGAATCTTTGTCTGGTGGAGAAAAAAATATCCTTCAATTAGCTAAAGTTTCTGCTAGTAAAGCCAATGTATTACTTCTGGATGAACCGACAAGTCATTTAGACACCTACACCCAAATCGCACTAGAGAAAGCCATTCAAGAATACAAAGGCACGATTCTCATGATTTCGCATGACTTCTATTCTGTTGTCAATGGGATGGATTATGTTCTAATCATTGACGATAAGACGATTAGAAAAATGACTATAAAAAAATTCAAAAAGATGATTTATGCGCATCATTTTGACAGAGACTATCTAGAAACGGAACAAAACAAAAAAGCAATTGAAACGAAAATAGAATTGGCTTTAAAAGATAATAATTTTGAACTTGCAAAAGGTTTGCTTGATGAGCTAGAAGGGCTGATTAAGTTGCTGTAA
- a CDS encoding nucleoside triphosphate pyrophosphohydrolase produces MPTYNKLVRDRIPFIISSQGKECRTRILDTEEYTEELKVKLNEEVEEYTKADNDQEALEELADMQEVIRALAEAHGSNWVQLENIRVDKAEARGGFKERVYLIDVDDDLE; encoded by the coding sequence ATGCCTACATACAATAAATTAGTAAGAGATCGTATTCCATTCATTATTAGCTCCCAAGGAAAAGAGTGCAGAACTCGCATTCTGGATACTGAAGAATATACAGAAGAATTGAAAGTGAAGCTTAACGAAGAAGTTGAGGAGTATACCAAGGCGGATAATGATCAAGAAGCTTTGGAAGAGCTAGCAGATATGCAAGAAGTAATAAGGGCATTGGCTGAAGCTCATGGATCTAACTGGGTACAACTTGAGAATATTCGCGTAGATAAGGCGGAAGCACGGGGCGGGTTCAAGGAAAGAGTCTATCTAATCGATGTCGATGATGATCTAGAATGA
- a CDS encoding YdcF family protein — translation MTKKVLGKLALVMIFLILVLISYSAYRIWSFGDKVEFVKSDAAIVLGAAAWDGEPSPVLSERINHAISLYENGYVDTIIFTGGKGDNDQVAESEVARDYAISNQVDAEDILIETQSTITEENLKYAYEIASKHNLKTFTIVSDPLHMKRATLMANNMGMKTYSSPTQSSAYQTLNSKIPFLLREVFLYIGYIGYIVSLPFR, via the coding sequence ATGACAAAAAAAGTGTTAGGTAAATTAGCTTTAGTTATGATCTTCCTTATTCTTGTTCTTATAAGTTACTCAGCATATCGTATTTGGTCTTTCGGTGATAAAGTTGAATTCGTTAAGTCTGATGCGGCCATTGTACTCGGTGCGGCGGCTTGGGATGGTGAACCATCTCCTGTTTTAAGTGAAAGGATAAATCACGCGATTTCTCTTTATGAGAATGGCTATGTAGATACAATCATATTTACAGGTGGCAAAGGCGATAACGATCAAGTTGCTGAATCAGAGGTAGCGCGAGATTATGCTATTAGTAATCAAGTGGATGCAGAAGATATACTTATTGAAACTCAATCAACAATCACAGAAGAGAATCTCAAATACGCTTATGAGATAGCCTCCAAACATAACTTGAAGACATTCACGATAGTAAGTGACCCATTGCATATGAAGCGTGCAACTTTAATGGCAAACAATATGGGGATGAAGACATACTCATCACCGACACAAAGTTCAGCATATCAGACATTGAACAGTAAAATCCCTTTTTTACTTCGGGAGGTATTCCTTTATATTGGTTATATTGGTTATATTGTTAGTTTGCCATTTCGGTAG
- a CDS encoding spore coat protein has product MKSQQQHLAWHETLEMHELTAYQSNQLIHFKMVVNDIKDPQLHALYMEAIKGVEKNLKELLQYFPMAPQGTRGGTTGVDLTAFYAGQLLGFAKTSVRSYAIAITETATPALRDTFQKQLNAAIQLHGKIYYFMLERGLYPSYDLPKLLSNDVAMANKAISL; this is encoded by the coding sequence ATGAAATCTCAGCAACAACATCTGGCATGGCACGAAACACTAGAAATGCACGAATTGACAGCCTACCAGAGTAATCAGCTGATACATTTTAAAATGGTAGTAAACGACATCAAAGATCCTCAGCTTCACGCACTCTACATGGAAGCCATTAAGGGTGTTGAGAAGAATTTAAAAGAACTGCTGCAATACTTTCCGATGGCTCCCCAAGGAACACGTGGTGGTACCACAGGTGTAGATTTGACCGCATTCTATGCTGGACAGCTGTTAGGATTCGCGAAGACCTCCGTTCGCAGCTATGCCATAGCCATTACAGAAACTGCAACACCAGCACTTAGAGATACGTTCCAAAAGCAATTAAACGCTGCCATCCAGCTACACGGAAAGATCTATTACTTCATGCTTGAACGTGGGTTATACCCATCTTATGATCTCCCTAAGCTGTTATCCAACGATGTTGCTATGGCCAATAAGGCGATTTCTTTGTAA
- a CDS encoding manganese catalase family protein produces MYFYKESLINLITVDKPDPAAAKVLQEILGGHFGEMRTMMQYFFQSNNFRGKETQFRDLLRGVFLEEIAHVELVQHTINQLLNDSGYDQAGNAGVDGAPLDEAVKHANPHHYIVGAQSSLPVDAAGNPWMGNYVYNHGNLISDLLDNVVLESTGVLQKTRIYEMSSNQTFRETLAFLIVRDNAHQNVFAKALETLGVNWGKIFPIPNYDINKYPECRKFVDLGYHNAQFNFRLDDTRIGEIVQGESPSRNKGTLEVTPPPEGFPVPTMPELPNEHSPGLYDLNA; encoded by the coding sequence ATGTATTTCTATAAAGAAAGTTTAATAAATCTTATTACTGTGGATAAACCAGATCCTGCAGCAGCTAAAGTGTTACAAGAGATACTTGGCGGGCATTTCGGTGAAATGCGTACGATGATGCAATATTTTTTCCAAAGTAATAATTTTCGAGGGAAGGAAACACAATTCCGCGATTTGCTGCGAGGCGTATTCTTGGAAGAGATTGCCCATGTTGAACTTGTGCAGCATACGATCAATCAATTACTTAATGACTCAGGTTATGATCAAGCCGGGAATGCTGGTGTTGACGGTGCACCCTTGGACGAAGCGGTTAAGCATGCCAATCCGCATCATTATATTGTGGGGGCACAGTCTTCTTTACCTGTAGATGCTGCTGGTAATCCTTGGATGGGTAACTATGTCTATAATCATGGTAATCTAATCAGTGACCTGCTAGATAATGTCGTACTTGAATCTACTGGCGTATTGCAAAAGACACGGATTTACGAAATGAGTTCCAATCAAACGTTTCGCGAAACATTAGCTTTTCTAATCGTTCGTGATAACGCTCATCAGAATGTATTTGCCAAGGCATTAGAAACACTGGGCGTGAATTGGGGCAAAATATTCCCTATTCCCAACTATGATATTAATAAATATCCGGAGTGTCGGAAGTTTGTTGATCTGGGTTATCATAACGCGCAATTCAACTTTAGATTAGATGATACGAGAATCGGTGAAATCGTCCAAGGAGAATCTCCGAGTCGTAACAAGGGAACCTTGGAGGTTACTCCCCCACCTGAGGGATTCCCAGTACCAACTATGCCAGAACTACCAAATGAGCATAGTCCTGGTTTGTATGATCTTAACGCGTAA
- a CDS encoding DUF3231 family protein, which translates to MGILNGNPKDEPLHYGEIFSIWSASTAAKGAISCYQAYVYHAGDKDLKEILKDLMDQAKQEIKELDKLLTDNGIASAPIMPDRPQVKLEDIPVGARFADPEIAAKIAADTSIGLVACSQAMGQCIRVDVGALFAKYHLTKAALGARILQMNKEKGWLIPPPLLVKKPE; encoded by the coding sequence ATGGGAATTTTGAATGGTAATCCAAAAGATGAGCCCTTGCATTACGGTGAGATATTTAGCATATGGTCTGCTTCTACAGCTGCAAAAGGTGCTATATCTTGTTACCAAGCTTATGTCTATCATGCAGGAGACAAAGATTTAAAGGAAATATTAAAAGATCTTATGGATCAAGCCAAGCAGGAGATCAAAGAATTGGATAAATTGCTCACAGATAATGGTATTGCATCCGCCCCAATTATGCCTGATCGCCCTCAAGTGAAACTCGAAGATATTCCTGTAGGAGCAAGGTTCGCTGATCCAGAAATAGCGGCTAAAATTGCAGCGGATACTTCTATCGGACTAGTTGCATGTAGCCAAGCGATGGGACAGTGTATTCGAGTGGATGTTGGTGCTTTATTCGCCAAATACCATCTCACGAAAGCCGCATTAGGAGCTAGAATACTTCAAATGAACAAAGAAAAAGGATGGCTTATTCCTCCTCCACTACTCGTGAAGAAACCAGAATAA
- a CDS encoding response regulator transcription factor produces the protein MSEYILIVEDEDKIARVLEIELESEGYRVAKAGNGLDALEIYRAGGIDLILLDVMLPGMSGIELLRKIRMNDSQISILLLTARGSIEDKVSGLDLGANDYITKPFVIEELLARVRAALRLRTHQMELVATDEWLSVGNLQLNESTREVLRGDDTIDLTRREFDLLMYLMKNKRQVLDREQILSAVWGYDYFGDTNVIDVYIRYVRKKIHHPNEPEFIHTVRGVGYVLKESP, from the coding sequence TTGAGCGAATACATATTAATCGTGGAAGATGAAGACAAAATCGCTAGAGTCCTGGAAATAGAGTTGGAATCGGAAGGATATCGCGTAGCGAAGGCGGGAAATGGGTTAGATGCGTTGGAAATCTATCGAGCAGGTGGGATTGATCTGATTCTGCTAGATGTGATGCTTCCCGGGATGAGTGGAATTGAATTATTAAGAAAAATAAGAATGAACGATTCTCAAATCTCTATTTTATTGCTAACAGCGCGAGGTTCGATTGAAGATAAAGTCTCAGGTCTGGATCTAGGGGCTAACGATTATATAACGAAACCATTTGTGATTGAAGAACTACTCGCTCGTGTACGAGCTGCCTTGAGATTACGAACTCACCAGATGGAGCTAGTGGCTACAGATGAGTGGTTGAGTGTGGGTAATTTACAGTTGAACGAGAGTACGAGGGAAGTCCTACGAGGGGATGATACGATTGATCTTACTCGACGTGAATTCGATCTGTTAATGTACTTAATGAAGAACAAGCGCCAGGTGTTGGATCGGGAACAGATATTGTCAGCAGTATGGGGTTATGATTATTTCGGGGATACGAATGTGATAGATGTCTATATACGTTATGTGCGCAAAAAAATTCATCATCCGAACGAGCCAGAGTTTATTCATACGGTGCGTGGTGTCGGTTATGTTCTGAAGGAAAGTCCATGA
- a CDS encoding sensor histidine kinase: MRLRSKIHLYSSVLFAVLLILMNLATYYTFSQLSMNNQLHRAEAQTLQIANAMRQVAGEIPTQDLLRGYVPINGMIQMLGPDGTSLAPVTSVSQQHLSQLPGVYDTNKKVQVFDDLDQRYVMVSIPVIWSDGVVMNIQVTESIQSTMDTLRVLRLVLIVVTCVALIPVLVSIRLLSAVIMKPISAMTLTMKEIRRSGRFNRLQLQGQSKDELMEMSMTFNDMIELLENNYKKQEQFVANASHELKTPLTIIESYANLLRRRGLDRPEIFTESIEAIHSEAMRMKDMTEQLLLLAKHKEQWNIRLDNVNLTELTIGSAKAFRNAYGKEIRVNGQPEVFGYSDESKLKQLLFIFLDNAQKYSDDDIVVEVGALSDDRFIRIIDRGIGIAKDKLPYVFDRFYRVDEARTRQAGGAGLGLSLAVEIAEAIGVRIELDSVEGEGTTAELWIPEGNVIMRDSHRILI, translated from the coding sequence ATGAGATTACGTAGCAAAATCCATTTATATTCGTCTGTGTTATTTGCCGTATTATTAATTCTTATGAATCTAGCCACGTATTATACGTTCAGTCAATTGTCTATGAATAACCAGTTGCATCGAGCAGAAGCACAGACACTACAAATTGCCAACGCGATGAGGCAGGTAGCGGGAGAGATTCCAACACAAGATTTATTGCGTGGTTATGTCCCGATTAATGGGATGATTCAGATGTTAGGACCTGATGGGACGAGTCTCGCTCCTGTTACTTCGGTGTCCCAACAACATCTTAGTCAACTGCCGGGTGTATACGACACGAATAAGAAGGTGCAAGTGTTTGATGATCTAGACCAAAGATATGTGATGGTATCCATACCTGTCATTTGGTCGGATGGTGTCGTGATGAATATCCAAGTGACGGAAAGTATCCAATCGACGATGGACACCCTTCGTGTTCTACGCTTGGTTCTGATCGTCGTGACATGTGTTGCTCTCATTCCTGTGTTAGTCTCCATTCGTCTATTAAGCGCTGTTATTATGAAGCCGATTAGTGCCATGACGTTAACTATGAAGGAAATCCGCCGTAGCGGGCGGTTCAATCGCTTGCAGCTTCAGGGACAATCCAAAGACGAGTTGATGGAAATGAGTATGACTTTTAACGATATGATCGAACTGCTTGAGAATAATTATAAGAAACAAGAACAATTTGTAGCTAATGCCTCGCATGAACTTAAGACACCGTTGACGATTATTGAAAGTTATGCCAATCTTTTGCGAAGAAGAGGGTTAGATCGTCCAGAGATATTCACTGAATCCATTGAAGCCATTCATTCCGAAGCTATGAGAATGAAGGATATGACAGAACAGCTCTTATTGCTTGCAAAGCATAAGGAACAATGGAATATTAGGTTGGATAATGTGAACCTGACAGAATTAACGATAGGCTCTGCTAAAGCATTTCGCAACGCTTATGGTAAAGAGATTCGCGTGAATGGGCAGCCGGAAGTGTTTGGATATAGTGATGAGAGTAAATTGAAGCAATTGTTGTTTATTTTTCTAGATAATGCTCAGAAGTATAGTGATGACGATATTGTAGTTGAGGTTGGCGCATTATCGGATGACCGCTTTATCCGAATTATAGACCGTGGTATAGGGATAGCGAAAGATAAGTTACCGTATGTGTTTGATCGATTCTATCGTGTGGATGAGGCGAGAACGAGACAAGCTGGAGGTGCAGGGCTTGGGCTATCACTTGCCGTTGAGATCGCAGAAGCGATCGGAGTACGTATTGAACTCGATAGTGTAGAAGGTGAAGGTACGACCGCTGAGCTATGGATCCCGGAGGGAAATGTTATTATGCGAGATTCTCACCGTATTCTAATTTAG
- a CDS encoding PepSY domain-containing protein, with protein sequence MNNKIVRLSIIVLIILGITTVGIVWKSWASSAVLLSEEEAIQIVLAQYPGEVIHSSLKNDEYVIQNRLVKGLYELRLNASEGTITSIVRLEAVVPDVLTPEKQDSEDQDQVSPDKILPDHESSVETPVQEPDADITVPTKKPTSDVGEKSTALVSRDQAAVLALKHVSGTVQSIEIRGTDSNSYYLVKMNTKNHREAVVQVNGISGAIMSVTWDDKDDRKGKNDRDSINDTHNQDHRKVDVQDNRGGKNVNDQKEVIDKK encoded by the coding sequence ATGAACAACAAGATCGTACGTCTATCGATCATAGTACTTATTATTCTGGGAATTACAACAGTTGGAATAGTGTGGAAATCATGGGCTAGCTCAGCAGTTCTGCTGTCCGAAGAGGAAGCCATCCAAATTGTTTTAGCCCAGTATCCAGGTGAGGTTATCCATAGTTCACTTAAGAATGATGAGTATGTCATCCAGAATCGATTAGTGAAAGGCCTTTACGAGTTGAGATTAAATGCATCTGAAGGGACCATCACATCGATTGTAAGATTGGAAGCTGTTGTTCCTGATGTATTAACACCAGAGAAACAAGATTCCGAAGATCAAGATCAGGTCTCACCAGATAAGATATTGCCAGATCATGAGTCTTCAGTTGAGACGCCCGTTCAAGAGCCTGATGCTGATATAACTGTACCAACTAAAAAACCTACCTCGGACGTCGGTGAAAAGTCTACAGCGTTAGTAAGCCGTGATCAAGCCGCTGTTCTTGCACTAAAGCATGTGTCTGGCACTGTTCAGAGCATTGAAATAAGAGGTACGGATAGTAATAGTTATTATCTTGTGAAGATGAATACTAAGAATCATCGTGAAGCAGTGGTCCAGGTGAATGGCATCTCAGGAGCGATTATGTCTGTGACTTGGGATGATAAAGACGATAGAAAAGGTAAAAATGATAGAGATTCTATTAATGATACACATAATCAAGATCATAGAAAAGTGGATGTTCAGGATAATAGAGGCGGTAAGAATGTGAATGATCAGAAGGAAGTTATTGATAAAAAATAG
- a CDS encoding PepSY domain-containing protein has translation MKMKQKLGISALVVALSVGGVFGVGSVQASNLKPSNTTQKVSKVNEINRLANAKVHVDAKKVKKEAKVVTIGARKASVIAATYLNGKATEVRLDSDDETLLYEVNVKTTNGIYIVKVDALTGKVLSVEKDLKIGAERASVIAATYLNGEVMKVKLDRENDVLVYEVKVKIDKGVSWVKVDALTGKVLSVVKDQGNHKGHHAHN, from the coding sequence ATGAAGATGAAACAAAAATTAGGTATAAGTGCATTAGTAGTTGCTCTATCCGTAGGAGGAGTGTTTGGCGTGGGGAGTGTTCAAGCTTCGAACTTAAAACCAAGTAACACCACTCAGAAAGTTAGCAAGGTCAATGAAATTAATAGATTAGCGAATGCTAAGGTGCATGTTGACGCTAAGAAGGTAAAGAAAGAAGCGAAAGTAGTTACTATCGGAGCTCGTAAGGCAAGTGTTATCGCAGCGACATACCTTAATGGTAAAGCGACCGAGGTTAGACTTGATAGCGATGACGAAACACTTCTCTATGAAGTAAATGTGAAGACAACTAATGGAATATATATTGTTAAGGTTGATGCGTTGACTGGGAAGGTTCTATCTGTCGAGAAAGATTTGAAGATTGGAGCTGAAAGAGCAAGTGTTATCGCAGCGACATACCTTAATGGTGAAGTGATGAAGGTTAAACTTGATCGTGAAAATGATGTACTTGTCTATGAAGTGAAGGTAAAGATAGATAAAGGCGTATCTTGGGTTAAGGTTGATGCGTTGACTGGTAAAGTTCTATCTGTTGTGAAAGATCAAGGTAATCATAAAGGTCATCATGCTCACAATTAA
- a CDS encoding DEAD/DEAH box helicase, protein MTFNELNIIPDILKALNKANYTAPTPIQEAAIPAVLEGRDFLGCAQTGTGKTAAFSVPMIQLLSEEKSNPNARRRIRSLILTPTRELALQISDNIKTYSQFTDVSCTAIVGGVSQKVQERALNSGTDIIIATPGRLIDLIDQKRINLQHVKILVLDEADRMLDMGFIHDVKRILAKMPSKKQTLFFSATMPPEISKMVKSLLVNPVKVEITPVSSTVDRIKQSVYLLATGNKQKQLNHLLEDKSIVTALVFTRTKRGADRVVRDLTKVNISAEAIHGNKSQVDRQKALRNFKNGVTRVLVATDIAARGIDIEELSHVINFNLPNIPETYVHRIGRTGRAGLSGTAISFCEVDELPYLKDIEKLIGKSVPEVKDHAYPMAKGQRLDKMDNTSKGSTAVQPKAVKSKTNPPRKPKTEWFKKERRSTTSR, encoded by the coding sequence ATGACATTTAATGAATTGAATATTATTCCAGATATACTGAAAGCTTTGAATAAAGCGAATTATACGGCACCAACACCAATCCAAGAAGCAGCGATCCCAGCAGTATTAGAAGGTAGGGATTTCCTAGGTTGTGCACAGACGGGAACAGGAAAGACAGCTGCCTTCTCAGTACCGATGATCCAATTATTAAGCGAAGAAAAGAGTAATCCCAATGCGAGGCGACGTATTCGTTCATTAATTCTAACTCCAACAAGAGAACTGGCTTTACAGATTTCAGATAATATCAAGACCTATAGCCAGTTTACAGATGTGAGTTGTACAGCCATTGTGGGTGGCGTATCTCAGAAAGTTCAGGAGCGGGCGCTAAATAGTGGTACAGATATTATTATTGCTACTCCAGGTAGACTCATTGATCTTATTGATCAAAAGCGCATTAATTTACAGCATGTTAAAATTCTAGTGTTAGATGAAGCTGACAGAATGTTGGATATGGGCTTTATACATGATGTGAAGCGAATTCTTGCCAAGATGCCTAGCAAAAAACAGACATTATTCTTCTCGGCAACAATGCCACCAGAAATATCCAAAATGGTTAAATCGCTACTTGTTAATCCGGTAAAAGTGGAAATTACACCGGTATCTTCAACTGTGGATCGAATTAAACAGTCTGTGTATTTATTAGCTACAGGAAATAAACAAAAGCAACTAAACCATCTGTTAGAAGATAAATCGATTGTGACAGCATTGGTATTCACCCGTACCAAACGAGGTGCTGATCGCGTTGTACGTGATTTGACGAAAGTGAATATTTCGGCAGAAGCAATACATGGTAATAAGTCTCAGGTAGACCGACAGAAGGCATTACGCAATTTCAAGAATGGTGTGACCCGAGTGTTAGTGGCGACAGATATTGCAGCAAGAGGTATTGATATTGAAGAACTGTCACATGTGATCAACTTCAATCTTCCGAATATTCCAGAGACCTATGTGCATCGAATTGGCCGTACTGGTAGGGCAGGATTGAGTGGGACAGCTATTTCCTTCTGTGAAGTGGATGAATTGCCGTATCTGAAGGATATTGAAAAATTAATCGGGAAGAGTGTTCCCGAAGTGAAAGATCATGCCTATCCAATGGCGAAGGGTCAACGCCTTGATAAAATGGATAATACCTCCAAAGGATCGACAGCTGTACAACCGAAAGCTGTGAAATCCAAGACAAATCCACCGCGTAAGCCTAAGACGGAATGGTTTAAGAAAGAAAGAAGAAGTACAACAAGTAGATAA